In Streptomyces sp. P3, one DNA window encodes the following:
- a CDS encoding deoxyribodipyrimidine photo-lyase, translating to MNVSVVLFTADLRLHDHPPLRAALDGSRQVVPLFVRDRAVDAAGFAAPNRLAFLADSLRDLDAGLRERGGRLVLRSGDLVDEVCGAAVEADADEVHLAADVSAYARRREERLRAALEAQGVRLHVHDAVTTAVGPGAVVPSSSDHFAVFTPYFRHWSQQRLRTPLRAPGPVRVPDGVGSQELPSRGDLSGLSPALAEGGETQGRRRFASWLRSGIAAYEDRHDDLAGDATSRLSPHLHFGTLSPAELVHRARRAGGPGGEAFVRQLAWRDFHRQVLAARPGAAHADYRTKHDRWRSERSAREDVEAWRAGRTGYPIVDAAMRQLRHEGWMHNRGRLLTASFLTKTLYVDWRVGARHFLDLLVDGDVADNQLNWQWMAGTGTDSRPNRVLNPVTQAKRYDPDGAYVRRWLPELRNVAAPAIHEPWRLPGPDRAALDYPDPIVGLSAGLDRFRRARERR from the coding sequence ATGAACGTCTCGGTCGTCCTGTTCACCGCCGACCTGCGCCTGCACGACCATCCGCCGCTGCGCGCGGCCCTCGACGGATCACGGCAGGTGGTGCCGCTGTTCGTGCGCGACCGGGCCGTGGACGCCGCCGGGTTCGCGGCGCCGAACCGGCTGGCCTTCCTCGCGGACAGCCTGCGCGACCTCGACGCCGGGCTGCGCGAGCGGGGCGGCCGGCTCGTCCTGCGCTCCGGCGACCTGGTGGACGAGGTGTGCGGGGCGGCCGTGGAGGCGGACGCCGACGAGGTCCATCTGGCCGCCGACGTGAGCGCGTACGCGCGGCGCCGCGAGGAACGGCTGCGGGCGGCGCTGGAGGCACAGGGCGTGCGCCTGCACGTGCACGACGCGGTGACGACGGCGGTCGGTCCCGGAGCGGTGGTCCCGTCCTCCTCGGACCACTTCGCGGTCTTCACGCCGTACTTCCGGCACTGGTCCCAGCAGCGGCTGCGGACCCCGCTGCGCGCGCCCGGCCCCGTCCGGGTCCCGGACGGCGTCGGTTCGCAGGAGCTTCCCTCCCGAGGTGATCTGTCGGGACTGTCGCCGGCGCTGGCGGAGGGCGGCGAGACACAGGGACGCCGACGGTTCGCCTCCTGGCTGCGCTCCGGCATCGCCGCCTACGAGGACCGGCACGACGACCTGGCCGGCGACGCCACCTCACGGCTCTCCCCCCACCTGCACTTCGGCACGCTGTCCCCGGCGGAACTCGTGCACCGTGCGCGACGGGCGGGCGGCCCGGGCGGCGAGGCCTTCGTGCGGCAGCTCGCCTGGCGCGACTTCCACCGTCAGGTGCTGGCGGCCCGGCCCGGCGCGGCGCACGCCGACTACCGCACCAAGCACGACCGCTGGCGCTCGGAGCGCTCCGCGCGCGAGGACGTCGAGGCGTGGCGGGCGGGCCGCACCGGCTACCCGATCGTCGACGCCGCGATGCGGCAGCTGCGGCACGAGGGCTGGATGCACAACCGCGGCCGGCTGCTGACCGCGAGCTTCCTCACCAAGACCCTCTACGTGGACTGGCGCGTCGGCGCCCGGCACTTCCTGGACCTGCTGGTCGACGGGGACGTGGCCGACAACCAGCTCAACTGGCAGTGGATGGCGGGCACCGGCACCGACTCGCGCCCCAACCGGGTCCTCAACCCGGTCACCCAGGCGAAGCGTTACGACCCCGACGGCGCGTACGTGCGGCGCTGGCTGCCGGAACTGCGGAACGTGGCGGCCCCCGCGATCCACGAACCGTGGAGGCTCCCCGGACCGGACCGGGCCGCGCTCGACTACCCGGACCCGATCGTCGGGCTCTCCGCGGGCCTCGACCGCTTCCGGCGAGCCCGGGAACGCCGCTGA
- a CDS encoding SDR family oxidoreductase has translation MSAQGDRTGPLSLVTGATGYIGGRLVPELLAAGHRVRCLARSPDRLRDHTWAGDVETVRGDVTDAASVAAAMRGVDVAYYLVHALGTGDDFEETDRRAARIFGERARVAGVRRVVYLGGLTPAGVPERELSPHLRSRAEVGRILLASGTPTTVLQAAVVIGSGSASFEMLRYLTERLPVMITPSWVHTRIQPVAVRDVLRALVGSATMPDDVSRAFDIGGPDVLTYREMMLRYAAVADLPRRLIVSVPMLTPGLSSHWVGLVTPVPASIARPLTESLRHEVVCHEHDIARYVPDPPGHPVGFDEAVRLALRKVRDAQVATRWSSASVPGAPSDPLPTDPGWAGGSLYTDDRELAVDAPCAALWRVIEGIGGENGWYSFPLAWAVRGGLDRLVGGVGLRRGRRDAARLRVGDSLDFWRVEEIEPGRLLRLRAEMRLPGRAWLELCARTDPEGRTRFRQRALFHPHGLLGHAYWWSVAPFHTVVFGGMARNIARAAEAGARAPEPSSVR, from the coding sequence ATGAGCGCACAGGGCGACCGCACGGGACCGCTGAGCCTGGTGACCGGCGCGACCGGATACATCGGCGGGCGGCTGGTTCCGGAGCTGCTCGCGGCCGGGCACCGGGTGCGCTGTCTGGCCCGCTCCCCCGACCGGCTGCGCGACCACACCTGGGCGGGCGACGTCGAGACCGTGCGCGGCGACGTCACGGACGCCGCGTCGGTCGCGGCGGCGATGCGGGGCGTGGACGTCGCCTACTACCTGGTCCACGCCCTGGGCACCGGCGACGACTTCGAGGAGACCGATCGCCGCGCGGCGCGGATCTTCGGCGAACGGGCCCGGGTCGCCGGCGTCCGTCGCGTCGTCTACCTCGGCGGTCTCACCCCGGCCGGCGTGCCCGAGCGGGAGCTCTCGCCGCATCTGCGCTCGCGTGCCGAGGTGGGCCGCATCCTGCTGGCCTCGGGGACGCCGACGACGGTGCTGCAGGCGGCGGTCGTCATCGGCTCCGGCTCGGCCTCCTTCGAGATGCTGCGCTATCTGACCGAGCGCCTGCCGGTGATGATCACCCCGAGCTGGGTGCACACCCGCATCCAGCCCGTCGCGGTGCGCGACGTGCTGCGCGCGCTCGTCGGCAGCGCCACCATGCCGGACGACGTCAGCCGGGCCTTCGACATCGGCGGCCCGGACGTGCTGACGTACCGCGAGATGATGCTCCGCTACGCCGCGGTCGCCGACCTGCCGCGCCGCCTCATCGTGTCCGTTCCGATGCTCACCCCCGGCCTGTCCAGCCACTGGGTCGGCCTGGTGACGCCCGTGCCCGCGTCGATCGCCCGGCCGCTCACCGAGTCGCTGCGGCACGAGGTGGTCTGCCACGAGCACGACATCGCCCGGTACGTGCCCGACCCGCCGGGGCATCCGGTCGGGTTCGACGAGGCGGTCCGGCTCGCGCTGCGCAAGGTCCGCGACGCGCAGGTCGCCACCCGGTGGTCGTCCGCGTCGGTGCCCGGCGCGCCCAGCGATCCGCTGCCCACCGACCCCGGCTGGGCCGGCGGCAGCCTGTACACCGACGACCGGGAACTCGCCGTCGACGCGCCGTGCGCCGCCCTGTGGCGGGTGATCGAGGGCATCGGCGGCGAGAACGGCTGGTACTCGTTCCCGCTCGCCTGGGCCGTCCGCGGCGGGCTCGACCGGCTGGTCGGCGGGGTGGGGCTGCGCCGCGGCCGCCGGGACGCCGCCCGGCTGCGGGTGGGCGACTCGCTGGACTTCTGGCGGGTCGAGGAGATCGAGCCCGGACGGCTGTTGCGGCTGCGGGCGGAGATGCGGCTGCCGGGCCGGGCCTGGCTGGAGCTGTGCGCGCGGACGGACCCCGAGGGCCGGACCCGGTTCCGCCAGCGCGCCCTGTTCCATCCGCACGGGCTCCTCGGCCACGCCTACTGGTGGAGCGTGGCGCCCTTCCACACGGTCGTCTTCGGCGGCATGGCCCGCAACATCGCCCGGGCGGCCGAGGCGGGCGCGCGGGCCCCGGAGCCCTCGTCCGTGCGCTGA
- a CDS encoding MarR family winged helix-turn-helix transcriptional regulator has protein sequence MATANDRERPAAARESEAFPHPADLHAFAVQLRRMNGGINRLVHGFAGEHALHATDVQALAAILDAEEPMTPKRLREHLGLTSGAVTACVDRLERAGHIRRVRESADRRVVHLYYASDARSAARTYFRPLAEATEAARARFTADELTVVVRFLAALNEQLSETGPPPTR, from the coding sequence GTGGCCACAGCGAACGACCGGGAACGCCCGGCGGCGGCACGGGAGTCCGAGGCGTTCCCGCACCCAGCCGACCTGCACGCCTTCGCCGTCCAGCTGCGGCGGATGAACGGCGGGATCAACCGGCTGGTGCACGGGTTCGCCGGCGAGCACGCCCTGCACGCCACCGACGTCCAGGCGCTCGCGGCGATCCTGGACGCCGAGGAGCCGATGACGCCGAAGCGGCTGCGCGAGCACCTCGGACTGACCTCGGGCGCGGTCACCGCGTGCGTGGACCGGCTCGAGCGGGCCGGACACATCCGCCGGGTCCGCGAGAGCGCCGACCGCCGGGTGGTCCACCTGTACTACGCCTCCGACGCCCGCTCGGCGGCCCGCACCTATTTCCGTCCGCTGGCCGAGGCCACCGAGGCCGCCCGGGCCCGCTTCACGGCGGACGAGCTGACGGTCGTGGTGCGCTTCCTCGCGGCCCTCAACGAGCAGCTCTCCGAAACCGGGCCGCCGCCGACGCGCTGA
- a CDS encoding nuclear transport factor 2 family protein has product MSANTDRYENAVARYFEAWNAREPEALAKAVAAAWAVRGTYTDPLADVRGHEEIAAVVTAAHAQFPGFVFRLSGAVDGHHDTARFSWELVNGAGAAPVAGSDVITLDAQDRITSVLGFLDRVPAGA; this is encoded by the coding sequence ATGTCCGCGAACACCGACCGCTACGAGAACGCCGTCGCCCGCTACTTCGAGGCCTGGAACGCACGGGAGCCCGAGGCGTTGGCGAAGGCCGTCGCCGCCGCGTGGGCCGTGCGGGGCACGTACACCGACCCCCTCGCCGACGTCCGCGGCCACGAGGAGATCGCGGCCGTGGTCACGGCGGCGCACGCCCAGTTCCCGGGCTTCGTCTTCCGGCTCTCCGGCGCGGTCGACGGCCACCACGACACGGCCCGGTTCTCCTGGGAGCTGGTGAACGGGGCCGGGGCCGCCCCGGTGGCCGGATCCGACGTCATCACGCTGGACGCGCAGGACCGGATCACGTCCGTCCTGGGTTTCTTGGACCGCGTGCCGGCCGGAGCCTGA
- the mgrA gene encoding L-glyceraldehyde 3-phosphate reductase, which translates to MYTAHPDRYADMPYRRTGRSGLKLPALSLGLWHNFGPDRPVETQRAILRRAFDLGVTHFDLANNYGPPPGAAESALGGFLRSDFAAYRDELVISTKAGYLMWPGPYGEWGSRKYVLSSLDQSLSRMGLDYVDVFYSHRPDPETPLEETMGALHSAVQQGKALYVGVSNYSAEQTREAARILGELGTPLLIHQPRYSMLDRRPESEGLLDALDELQVGSIVFSPLEQGLLTGRYLNGIPEDSRAASDSPFLKSEAVTEELVGKLRALDDIAKSRGQSLAQLALAWVLRGGRVTSALVGASSARQIEDSVGALSRLDFEADELTRIDTVING; encoded by the coding sequence TTGTACACCGCACACCCCGACCGTTACGCGGACATGCCCTACCGGCGCACCGGGCGCAGCGGCCTGAAGCTTCCCGCGCTGTCGCTCGGCCTGTGGCACAACTTCGGCCCGGACCGCCCGGTCGAGACACAGCGGGCCATTCTGCGCCGCGCCTTCGACCTCGGCGTCACCCACTTCGACCTGGCCAACAACTACGGCCCGCCGCCCGGCGCGGCCGAGTCCGCGCTGGGCGGTTTCCTGAGGAGCGACTTCGCGGCGTACCGCGACGAACTGGTGATCTCCACCAAGGCCGGCTACCTGATGTGGCCCGGCCCGTACGGCGAGTGGGGTTCGCGCAAGTACGTGCTGTCCTCGCTGGACCAGAGCCTGTCGCGCATGGGGCTGGACTACGTCGACGTCTTCTACTCGCACCGCCCCGACCCCGAGACTCCCCTGGAGGAGACGATGGGCGCCCTGCACTCCGCGGTGCAGCAGGGCAAGGCGCTGTACGTAGGCGTCTCCAACTACTCGGCCGAGCAGACCCGCGAGGCGGCCCGGATCCTCGGCGAACTGGGCACCCCGCTCCTCATCCACCAGCCGCGCTACTCCATGCTCGACCGCCGCCCGGAGAGCGAGGGCCTGCTGGACGCCCTGGACGAACTCCAGGTCGGGTCGATCGTGTTCTCGCCGCTGGAGCAGGGGCTGCTGACCGGCCGCTATCTGAACGGCATCCCGGAGGACTCGCGGGCGGCGAGCGACAGCCCGTTCCTGAAGTCCGAGGCCGTCACCGAGGAACTCGTCGGCAAGCTGCGCGCCCTCGACGACATCGCGAAGTCGCGCGGCCAGTCCCTCGCCCAGCTGGCGCTCGCCTGGGTGCTGCGCGGGGGCCGGGTGACCTCCGCGCTCGTGGGCGCGAGCAGCGCCCGCCAGATCGAGGACAGCGTCGGCGCGCTCTCCCGCCTGGACTTCGAGGCCGACGAGCTGACCCGGATCGACACGGTGATCAACGGCTGA
- a CDS encoding LysR family transcriptional regulator yields MELRHLQHFVAVAEDQHFTRAAERLMVSQSGLSASIRSLERELRAPLFVRTTRRVTLTEAGRALLGEAERVLAQVRAAHEAVAAVQGVVRGTLSVGTEQCIAGVHVAGLLAAFRRRHPDVEIRLRQTGSGALGEEVAAGRLDLAFAYRTQTDTDQLRCVPLAAEPMYVLCHPDHRLAGASAALTPPDLAGEVFVDFHPDWGPRSATDAAFAGASVHRTVALEVNDVHSLLDLVDENLGVAVVPRHFRHKREALTALALQGTGEAAYETVALLPPARATSPAARALMGLLETGGA; encoded by the coding sequence ATGGAACTGCGCCACCTCCAGCACTTCGTAGCCGTCGCCGAGGACCAGCATTTCACCCGGGCCGCCGAACGCCTGATGGTCTCCCAGTCCGGCCTGTCGGCGTCGATCCGGTCCCTGGAGCGGGAGCTGCGCGCCCCTCTCTTCGTCCGGACCACCCGGCGGGTGACGCTGACCGAGGCGGGCCGGGCGCTGCTCGGGGAGGCGGAGCGCGTCCTGGCGCAGGTGCGGGCGGCCCACGAGGCGGTCGCGGCCGTGCAGGGCGTGGTCCGCGGCACCCTCTCCGTGGGCACCGAGCAGTGCATCGCCGGGGTGCACGTGGCGGGTCTGCTGGCGGCGTTCCGGCGGCGCCACCCCGACGTGGAGATCCGGCTGCGGCAGACCGGCTCGGGCGCGCTCGGCGAGGAGGTGGCGGCCGGCCGGCTCGACCTGGCCTTCGCCTACCGCACCCAGACCGACACCGACCAGCTGCGCTGCGTCCCGCTGGCGGCCGAGCCGATGTACGTCCTGTGCCACCCCGACCACCGCCTCGCCGGAGCGTCTGCGGCCCTGACGCCACCGGACCTGGCCGGCGAGGTGTTCGTGGACTTCCACCCTGACTGGGGGCCGCGCAGCGCCACCGACGCCGCGTTCGCCGGCGCGAGCGTGCACCGCACGGTGGCCCTGGAGGTCAACGACGTGCACAGCCTGCTGGACCTGGTGGACGAGAACCTCGGCGTCGCGGTCGTACCGCGTCACTTCCGGCACAAGCGCGAGGCCCTGACCGCCCTCGCCCTCCAGGGCACGGGCGAGGCCGCCTACGAGACGGTGGCCCTGCTGCCGCCGGCCCGGGCGACCAGCCCGGCGGCCCGGGCACTCATGGGGCTGCTGGAAACAGGGGGCGCCTGA
- a CDS encoding DUF664 domain-containing protein, which translates to MHAKDILIDGYNRIQEEVRAAVEGLDPDALNSRPAPSANSVAWLVWHLTRVQDDHMADAFGLDQVWLTQDWEKRFGLDLPHEDTGYGHSAAQVAKVRVRDPGLLTGYHDAVHAQSVEALRTLTAADLGRVVDERWDPPVTLGVRLVSVLSDDLQHVGQAAYLRGLLQSAAA; encoded by the coding sequence ATGCATGCGAAGGACATCCTCATCGACGGGTACAACCGCATCCAGGAAGAGGTCCGCGCCGCCGTCGAGGGCCTGGACCCCGACGCCCTCAACAGCCGGCCGGCACCATCGGCCAACTCGGTCGCCTGGCTGGTCTGGCACCTCACCCGGGTCCAGGACGACCACATGGCCGACGCCTTCGGGCTCGACCAGGTGTGGCTGACCCAGGACTGGGAGAAACGGTTCGGCCTCGACCTGCCGCACGAGGACACCGGGTACGGGCACAGCGCCGCACAGGTCGCGAAGGTGCGGGTCCGCGACCCCGGCCTGCTGACCGGCTACCACGACGCCGTCCACGCGCAGAGCGTCGAGGCGCTGCGCACGCTGACCGCCGCCGACCTGGGGCGCGTGGTGGACGAGCGCTGGGATCCGCCGGTCACGCTGGGCGTACGGCTGGTCAGCGTCCTGTCCGACGACCTGCAGCACGTCGGACAGGCCGCCTACCTGCGCGGGCTGCTTCAGAGCGCGGCGGCGTAA
- a CDS encoding adenosine deaminase, producing MPRIDTDTLRRLPKAVLHDHLDGGLRPATVVELAAEAGHTLPTTDADELAAWYFEAANSGDLVRYIATFEHTLAVMQSREGLLRTAEEYVLDLAADGVVYGEVRYAPELMLNGGLTLPEVVETVQEGLAAGMAKAAAAGTPVRVGTLLCGMRMFDRTRETADLAVAFRDAGVLGFDIAGAEDGFPPADHLDAFAHLRRENVPFTIHAGEAHGLPSIHQALQVCGAQRIGHGVRITDDIVDGKLGRLAGWVRDRRIALEMCPTSNLQTGAATSIAEHPITALKDLGFRVTLNTDNRLVSGTTMTREMSLLVEHAGWDVEDLRTVTVNALKSAFIPFDERTALIEDVVLPGYAAAL from the coding sequence ATGCCCCGCATCGACACCGACACCCTCCGCCGGCTCCCCAAGGCCGTCCTGCACGACCACCTCGACGGCGGACTGCGCCCCGCCACCGTCGTCGAGCTCGCGGCGGAGGCCGGCCACACCCTGCCCACCACCGACGCCGACGAGCTCGCCGCCTGGTACTTCGAGGCCGCCAACTCGGGTGACCTGGTGCGCTACATAGCCACCTTCGAGCACACCCTCGCCGTCATGCAGAGCCGTGAGGGCCTGCTGCGCACGGCCGAGGAGTACGTGCTCGACCTGGCCGCCGACGGCGTCGTCTACGGCGAGGTGCGCTACGCCCCCGAGCTGATGCTGAACGGCGGGCTGACACTCCCCGAGGTCGTCGAGACGGTGCAGGAGGGTCTGGCCGCCGGCATGGCGAAGGCCGCCGCCGCCGGTACCCCCGTCCGGGTGGGCACCCTGTTGTGCGGCATGCGCATGTTCGACCGCACGCGCGAGACGGCCGACCTCGCCGTCGCGTTCCGGGACGCGGGCGTCCTCGGCTTCGACATCGCCGGTGCCGAGGACGGGTTCCCGCCCGCCGACCACCTCGACGCCTTCGCGCACCTGCGCCGCGAGAACGTCCCCTTCACCATCCATGCCGGCGAGGCCCACGGCCTGCCCAGCATCCACCAGGCGCTCCAGGTGTGCGGCGCCCAGCGCATCGGGCACGGCGTGCGCATCACCGACGACATCGTGGACGGCAAGCTCGGCCGCCTCGCCGGCTGGGTGCGCGACCGCCGGATCGCGCTGGAGATGTGCCCGACGTCCAACCTCCAGACGGGCGCCGCGACCTCGATCGCCGAGCACCCGATCACCGCGCTGAAGGACCTCGGCTTCCGCGTCACGCTCAACACGGACAACCGTCTGGTCTCCGGCACCACGATGACCCGCGAGATGTCGCTGCTCGTCGAGCACGCGGGCTGGGACGTCGAGGACCTGCGCACGGTGACCGTGAACGCCCTCAAGAGCGCGTTCATCCCGTTCGACGAGCGCACCGCCCTCATCGAGGACGTCGTCCTGCCGGGTTACGCCGCCGCGCTCTGA
- a CDS encoding VOC family protein, translated as MSRIALVTLVVDDYDEAIRFYTDALGFRLVEDEPRPDGARWVVVRPGDRQDGVGLLLARAEGDAQRARVGDQTGGRVGFFLHTEDFAADHARMLAAGVTFLEEPRHEAYGSVAVFQDLYGNRWDLLQPAA; from the coding sequence ATGAGCCGCATCGCCCTGGTCACCCTCGTCGTCGACGACTACGACGAGGCGATCCGCTTCTACACCGATGCGCTCGGCTTCCGGCTCGTCGAGGACGAGCCCCGCCCCGACGGCGCCCGCTGGGTCGTCGTGCGGCCCGGGGACCGCCAGGACGGCGTCGGACTGCTCCTGGCCCGCGCCGAGGGTGACGCCCAGCGCGCCCGGGTCGGTGACCAGACCGGCGGCCGCGTGGGGTTCTTCCTGCACACCGAGGACTTCGCCGCCGACCACGCCCGCATGCTCGCCGCCGGCGTGACGTTCCTGGAGGAGCCCCGCCACGAGGCCTACGGATCCGTCGCCGTCTTCCAGGACCTGTACGGAAACCGCTGGGACCTGCTCCAGCCCGCCGCCTGA